TAGCGCATAAAAATCCCTTAGTAATTTCTTTTCTGTAGACCTCAAGCTTTGGCTTATCAGAGTGTTTGTATCCTTCTATAATAATAATATCTACATTTTTAATACCCGTCAATATTTCGTCTAAAGTATATTCTCTTCCTACCTTTTCAATCTTTGCGAACTTTGTAGGAGAAGAAATTATCACAACATCCGAGCCTGCCTGAGCATGCTTCCATGTATCTTTTCCGGGATGGTCTATATCAAAACCATGAATATCATGTTTTATAGTAGCTACCCTATAACCTCTAGCTTTTAGCTCTTTAATCATATTGCATAAAACTGTGGTTTTACCGATATTAGAATATTTTCCTACGATAGAAAAAACTGGTATCATTTCAACACCTCCGGATGATTTAATAGTTGGACGGTTATCTCATCTCCCTTTTTATAGGGACCTGTTAATGCCTTAATATAAAAAAGAGAATTGGTTCCCATAAGACTTGTAAGAACACCAGAGCTATGTTTTTCTGGAAGCCTTGTATAATACTTACCGTCTCTATAATAAGTATTTCCCCTTACAAACCTGTTTTGATTACTTGCTTTTGTAAAATCACTTTCTAAAATAGATTTTACCTCCATCAACTTATAATTCCCTCTCCCCATTTTCTTCAAAATGATGGGCCTAACAAACTGTTCAAAGGTAATATAAGCAGCAGCTGGATTTCCAGAGAGGCCAAAAATTAACTTCTCCTCTTTCTTTGCAACAGCTATCGGTGTGCCAGGCTTCATCCTTACACGCCAAAACAATACTTCTGCCCCCACCTCCCGAAAAGCTTCCTTAGCTAAATCATGATCCCCCACCGAAACACCGCCAGTAGTAATAACAATGTCAGCCCAGTTTAAGGCGGAGTTTAGCTTTGCTTTAATGATTTCAATAGCATCACTGCATATTCCTAACATCAAAGGTTTTGCCCCTAGCTTTTTGATTTGAGCGGCAATGGTGTAGGAGTTGCTGTTTCGTATTTTTCCTTCAACTAGAGGCTGTTGCATATCTACCAATTCGTCTCCAGTGGATAAAATCGCTACCCGCGGTTTTCTAAAAACCTCTACATAAGCTTTTCCTAAAGTAGCTAATATACCTATTTCAGGAGCATCAATTACCTCACCTTTTTGTAAAACAAGATCTCCTTTTTCCATATCCTCACCAGCTTTTACGATATTTGTACCGACAGGATACTTTTTGTAGACTGTTACTGTTTCTTCTGTATACTTCGTATCTTCGAACTTTACTACAGCATCTGCCCCTTCGGGAATCTTTGCCCCTGTCATAATCCGCATTGCCTCTTTTTTACCTAGCCTCTTGTTGGATACATAGCCAGCAGGCACAAAATCCATCACCTTTAGGATAATAGGCGTGTCCTTAGATGCCCCTTCAGTATCTTCCCCTCTGACAGCATAGCCATCCAGCGGAGATTTCTTAAAAGGAGGCATATCCATATCTGACACAATATTTTCAGCCAATACACTTCCCAATGCATCTAATAGAGGAACATGAACAGCTTCTATTGTGCCACTTTCCTTTAACAACATTGCTAATGCTTCTTCTAAAGTAACATTGGTTCTCATAGCTTTCCTCCTTGACATTTGCTAAAGTGGCAGTTACAGCTATTTTGGTAGCAATCTCATTTTTTGTGCAATACCATGTTTTAGTTCTCCTTGATTAGGAAATTTATTCAGCATCATTGTGTCAATTCAGGCATAATGATGCCGAATAAATAGGATTCTCATTAAGCCCACTTCATTAGCTTGGTTATGTAAATAAAGGCATAATGAGATGACAACAATATTCATTCTATTTATCTAAACTTATTGATAAACCCATCAAAATATTTAGCGAATAATTTATTAACTGCTTCTTCGGATTCTTCTTTGAATTTTCCATAGGATTCAAGCAATTCTACTGCCTCAGGAGTTAATTCTGCACCACTTTTATGACCACCGGTATTTTTCTCCAATAATTTCATACCTAGCCGCTCCTCAGTGGCCTTGATTTTACCCCAGGCAGCCCGATAAGACATATTTAATTTTGTGGCAGCTTGTCTGATGGAACCTGTTTCACTTATTGCTTCAAATAAAAGTAATCTTCCACGACCAAATACCACCTCTCCTTGAGATTCGATCCAGATTTTCGAACGTGGTGATAGCTTTACTTGAAGATCAGAGATTTTATTATCTTTCAAATTTTATTCACCTCTATACGGTCAAATTATTGTAAATATAAAGTTATGTAGACTAGTACCATTATAACAATAATTAACCGCTTATGCTAGTTAAACTCAGTAGAGTAGATGAATGAAATTTTCCTTTACATCACCAGCCTAAGCCTGCAGCAAGTCTGTGATCAATGATCCATAAAAATCTGCATAAGATCTTTTACGCAAAGTGTCAATATTTCACTTAGTCTCCAATTAATCTTCTTTTTCTTTTTTAACTATTATATCGCTCAATTTTCACTGCAGAAACCTTATATTCAGCAGTCTTAGTAACAGGATCAAAAGCCGAATTCGTCAATTCATTTACCGGACTTTCTTTGTAGTGGAAGGTCATAAACAATAATCCTGGGGAAACCCGTTCGGTAACCTTTACTCTGGTAATGATTGAACCTCTACGGGAACTAACCCTTATTTGATCACCATCTATTATACCTATCTCTTTTGCATCAACAGGGTTGATTTCTGCCAGCTCAAAGGGTCGTAAAGTATCAAGGTTCTTAGAGTGTCTTGTCATAATATTATAGTGGTATAACATCCGCCCAGTGGTCAATAGCTTAGGAAAAGCTTTATTCGTTAACTCAGCAGGAGCTTCATATTCAACACCTATGAAGAGTCCTTTTCCCCTAGGGAAACGACCTTCATGTAAGAATTTAGTACCCTTATGTTCTTCATCAGGACAAGGCCACTGTAATCCAACCTTATCAATTCTTTGATAGGTGATGCCAGCGTAACTGGGAACTAATTTCCTTATTTCCTCAAAAATTTCTTCCGAAGAACTGTATTTCATCTTATAACCTATTCGGCGGGCTAAATCACAAATAATTTCCCAATCTAAACGGCATTGACCTGGGGCCTCCACGGCTTTACGAACCCTTTGTATCCTTCTTTCTGTATTGGTAAAAGTTCCGTCTTTTTCAGCATAGCAAGCTGCTGGAAGAAAAACATCAGCATAAGTAGCCGTCTCGGTCATAAATAAATCTTGAACAACTAAAAACTCAAGCGCTTCAAAAGCCTTCCGAACATGATTAGCATCAGGATCAGTCAAAACAGGATCTTCACCCATGACATACATTCCCTTCACGTTGCCAAGCAAAGCCTCATCTAGCATTTCCGGGATACGCAGACCTTTTTTATCAGATACATTTACACCCCAAGCCTGACTAAAGATAGCTACATTATTAGGATCTGTAACATCCTTATAACCTGGAAATACGTTAGGTAACGCCGCCAAGTCACAAGCACCCTGAACATTATTTTGTCCCCGCAGAGGATTTACTCCGGCATTCTCAACCCCAACATGTCCAGTTACCATTGCTAAGTTGGCTAAGCACATAACATTAGCCGTCCCTGTTGTATGTTCAGTAATCCCTAAAGTATAAAAAATACCTGCCTTTGGCGTAAGAGCATATAACTCAGCCGTTTTATAAAGGGTTTCCACCGGAATACCTGTAATTTCACTCACTCGTTCTGGTGTATAGGTTTGTGCTATCTTCCACATAGCATCAAAGCCTTCGCAGCGTTCTTCAATATATTGTCGATTTTCCCATCCCTTATTTACGATAATGTTGATTAAACCATTAATCAAGGCGGCATCTGTTCCAGGGATTAGTGGTAACCACAAGGTAGCATATTCCGCCAATTCAGTACGGCGAGGATCTACTACAATGAGTTTAGCACCTCGTTTAGCTGCTCGTTTCATCTTGTTGCCGATGATTGGATGCGCCTCAGTAGCATTAGAACCAATAATAAAGAGAACATCATTATACTCTACTTCACTAATAGAGTTTGTCATTGCTCCACTTCCAAATGTGATGGCCAGACCGGCCACAGTAGGAGCATGTCATGTTCTAGCACAGTGATCGACATTATTGGTGCCTATCACTGCCCGCATAAATTTTTGCATGACCCAGTTATCCTCATTGGTACAACGAGCAGAACTTAAAGCCGCAAGAGCATCACTACCATCTCTAGCTTTTATCTCTTTAAATTTAGTTGCTACTAAATTTAAAGCTTCATCCCATGTAGCTTTAACAAATTCCCCCTTCCTCTTAATTAGTGGGGTAGTTATCCGATTAGGGCTATATATTAAATCAGTATGATATCTCCCCTTAACACATAAAGAACGACCATTAACAACGGCATCAGGAGTAGAAGTAACGCCGATAACTTTTCCCTCTTTTACATTTAAATCGAAATTACATCCTGTACCACAGAAAGGACATGTTGTTCTGACCTTCTCAACCTCCCATGGCCGAGTTCCCGCTATTTGCTTATTGCTTAAAGCACCTGTTGGACAAATGTCAACGCACTGACCACAAAAACGGCACTGTTCAATGCTTAGCGGTGCGTTAAAAGCTGTTGTGACTGTTGTATCAAACCCTCTACCCGTAAAGTCCACGGCTGACGTTACCTGAATTTCTTTACATACCCTAACACACTTGCCACATAAAATGCATTTGTTTTGATCACGTTGAATCAGATGGTTTTCATCATCGATAGGTAGATTTTTTCGAGCTCCCTCAAAAGTAGTTTTTCTTACATCATAACGATAACAATAATCTTGAAGCTTACAAGAACCAGCTTTTTCACAAGTCAAACAGTCTTGTGGATGGTTAGCTAGCAAAAGGTCTAAAATCATTTTTCTAGTCTCTATTACCTTTTCAGATTCAGTGTACACTACCATTCCTTCACTAACTGGTGTAGTACAAGATGCTGGTAGGTTGCGAAAACCTTCGACTTCTACTACGCAAATCCGGCAAGCACCGTCAGCTGTAAGATCCTTGTCATAGCAGAATGTTGGTATATCAATACCTACGCTCTGAGCAGCCTCTAAAATGGATGTTCCAACTTTTACAGAAATGCTCACACCATTAATCTTTAGATTAACCATATTCTCCCTCCCTTTTAAATTTACAAAATTTTAAAATTTCTTCCAATTTAAGTTTATCTTCAAAATATCATTATGTCAATACTGGCATAATGATATTTATCTATAATTATTTTTGTTGAGATATCTCATATTGCCTCTTACTTGTAACTTATTCATCATTAAAATATAATAATAATTGAAAGACGTGTTTTAATTTTCTGTAAATATAGTACATAGAAATAATAGTATCAAGATTATCATGATTTTTTAGGGGGGTAAAGTAATGATTGTTGTTGATGAAACATGCTGCATTTGTGGTAATTTAAGTACTTTTGAGATTATGGAGGGGGCTGCTTGTTTTAGAGAGGCTAAGTGCAGTTCCTGTGGAGCGCGTCTAAGAAATTCTGACTTGGCAAGGGTGCTTATTGATGAAATTGCATATCCTTCTTCATCACTTAAGGATTGCTTTCATACTTTCAAAGAGATGCGTATTTTAGAGGCTCAGGCTTCAGGACCGATTCACGAAGCTTTCAAGCAATTACCCGGTTATGTTTGTTTTGAGTATTTTGATGGGGTTAAGCCTGGAGAATTTGTAGATGGTATTTTATGTAATGATCTTGAACACTTGACCTTTGATGATAATAGTTTTGATATGATTATCACACAAGATGTCATGGAGCATGTGATAAACCCTGACAAAGCCTTTGCTGAAATAAGTCGGGTGCTGAAGAAAAATGGTCGTCATATCTTTACAATCCCCTTCCACGAAGGGCGATCTACCATTTTCCGTTCCGAACTACCTCAAATCCACCATGGAGATCCCCTCCGTAGTAGCGGTGCACTGGTGAATATTGATTGGGGAGATGATATTGGAGCATTCATTGATAAGCACGGAATGAAAACAACTTCAGTAATAGCTCACCGATTTTATAGACCTGAGGAGATTACTAATGTGGATCAGAGCTATGAGGAATATTTAACGACAGAACGTATAAAATATTTTCGCTATAATTCTATCGTGTTTGTCTCTGAAAAAGTGGAACCTGAATAATAATAAGTTGGATGAAGCTATAGTCCTTTAAAATCAGTGCATGGATTTAAATAAAATTTAACATAGAAGAATCAGGTGGAGACGCTACTTCACCTGATTCAAAATCCATTTGCATCATGAAATTAGTTGTTTTATCTACAATAGCCTTAATCCAATAAAATAGTTTTATAAAGAATCTATTACCCTATTTATGATGAGACTTCGTCTTTACATAGCTTGACCATTGTGGATCCTTCCAGAAAAAATTGGTGTTGATTTCCTTCCTGAATTAAATTCCATACCTTATTTTTGTCAATCACTGTTGTTCCCGCCAGCATGTCAATTCCATGTTCAATGGATTAACGGAACACAAGTCTTAACAGTGTTTCCTTTTGTATCCAGCATACTTGTTATTTTGACATCTATTCCATAAGCCGACTTTAAATTTTCTTCCGTCACAACTTCATCAACGCTTCCCACCATAAAAACATGATTCTGCTGCATCAAAGCTACCTTGTTGGAACACAGAAACACATGATTAGGAAAGTGAGAAGTCATAATGACCCCCAACCCTTTTTGGGAAAGTCTGTTAATCTGCTGCAATACACGTATCTGATTGCCAAAGTCCAAATTAGAAGTAGGTTCATCCATAATCAAGATCTCTGGCTGTTGTGTCAAAGCACGGGCAATCAATACCATTTGTCTTTCTCCACCGCTGATTTCCGTATAAATTCGGTCTTTTAGAAAAGAAATTCCCAGTGTTTCCAATGCGTGTTCTGCAATTTCTTTGTCTGTTCTGGAAGGGGATGCAAACATCCCCAAATGAGCAGTCCTACCCATAATAACAACATCCAGAACAGTAAAGGGGAAAGGTGGCGTATGTGCTTGAGGGACATAGCCCACAGCCTTTGCCAGTTGTAGTTTTGAAGCGTTTTGAATATTTTTCCCATTTAATAATATCTCTCCTCCTAATAGTTTCAAAAAACCTAAAATACTTTTAAATAAAGTGGTCTTCCCCACACCATTAGGTCCTAATAAGCATAATATCTCTCCTGACTGGATACTGAGAGAAATATTTTTTACTACTTTTTTTGTTCCATAGCCACAAACAGCACCTCTGACTTCTAATCTCATATCCATCCCCTCTTTCCCTTCAACAAAAGATAAATAAAAAACGGTGCGCCTATTAACGAAGTAAGAATACCAAGTGGAATCTCCAAAGGAAATGCAGTCCTTGCCACATTATCCACGATTAGAAGAAATATACTCCCCACCAAAAATGAAGCCGGTAATAATACTTTATAATTGGGACCCACAAGCATCCTTACAAAATGAGGTATAACCAGACCAATCCATCCAATCATGCCACACACAGAAACAGAAGCAGCCGTCAAGAGTGTAGAACAAATAACAATCACCAGTCTGAGCTTAGATGTATCAATGCCTAAGGCTTTTGCTTCTTCTTCTCCAAAGGATAAAACATTTAATTTCCATCGGAGAAGCAAAAGAGGTACAGCCCCTAATACAACAGGAATAATCATCATCCTAACATCCTTCATCGTAATACTTGACAATCCTCCCATCAACCAAAAGGTAATTTCAGGAAGTTTACTGTAAGGATCCGCTAAATATTTTGTCATAGAAATGAAGGAGGAAAACAAAGTTGATACCACCATACCCGTCAGTACCAATACCAATACAGCATTATTTCCCCTTCCAATGATGCTGCTGACAACAAATGTCAGTGCTACCGCCCCCAGTCCCATCAGAAATGAAGACGCTTGTATTCCTACGATTCCCAAAGACATCAAAATGCCTAACGCTGCTCCAAAACCCGCTCCCGCTGAAGCCCCCAAAATATCAGGAGATACCATAGGGTTTTTGAATAACCCTTGGTAGGAAGCTCCTGACACAGATAGTGCAGCGCCAACAAGCATGGCAGCAAATATTCTCGGAATTCTTACTTTAAATATTACTGTCTCAACAGTATCCGGCCATGTGGCTTCTAGTCGGAATATTTTAGAAAAGAAAATATTCAATATCTCGGAGATAGAAATCGCGTATCGCCCCAAGGTAAAGGATATGAAAAAGACTGCAATAAGCAAGAAAACCAGAATAATCATCATGTAGTTTATACCACAAGTTAGTTGTTCATATTTACGAATACCATGGGTTTTTATACTCTCTTCTAATTCATTTACCTTTTGCACGAAAACACCTCCCTATCTATTCGCCTCCTGCATTTTGAAGTAATTGCTTCACTTCATCATCCGTCAGTTTTTTATTATAGAATTTTTCATAATATTCTTTAACCTCTGCCACTATGTCTATATCTACAAACTCAGGATATAAAAGATTTGCCAGCCATTTTACACCGATAATGCGATTTACGGAAGGTGGACGGTCAAACCAGTCAAAAGGATAAGAAGGAATTTGATAAACCCTTTTGTCTTTGACAGCCTTAAGTCCCTGCCAGTCGCTATTTTTAAACACATCAGCAAAGAATCCTTCTCCTCCTAAATCTTTATCATAACCTGTAATAATTATATCAGGGTCCCATTTGAGCACTTGTTCCAAAGATACTGCGGAACGCCCGTATCCTTGTTGCATAGGTACATCTGCAACATTGATACCACCTACAAAGTCAAGAACCTCCGTGTGAGAAGAACCCTTCGGATCTGTTTCAAGTCCTTTTGGTCCCTCTGCATAATACACGCTGACTCGGCTTTCCTCCGGCACGCTTTCTACTTGCATTTTTATAGTTGAAATGGTCTTAAAACAATAATCTGCCAAGTCTTTACATCGATCTTGTTCTCCCATTATGTCTCCTACAAATTCGTATGCTTTGTCCAGTTTATCAAGTGGTGCTTCTACCATCACTACCGGTATTCCGATTTGTTCCTGTAGATTATCCGCCAGTTCTTTCTGGGAATCCCCCAGCTCTCCAATGGCAAAAATAACATCAGGATGTACACGGATAATTTCTTCTATATTCCCTTTATTATTCTTTCCTGACCATGACCCGAGAACTGGCAAATCCCAATACTTTTCCGGAATATATTTTTTCTCCCCCTGTGCCAAAGGAAACCCCCATCCTGCAAGCTTGTCCGGATTAATGGTATAAAGCAGGACAATACCGATCTGACCCGTAGTATAAACCTTTTTAATTTCCGTAGGAACCTCCACAGTACGCCCTGCCATGTCTACAACCTTTCTAGTCTCATTGCCCTGAACATTACTTTTTTGTTCATCCATTCGCTGGGATTGTTCTGTAGAAACCTGTTCATTTTGTTTTTCAACAGCTTTACCACAGCCACCAAGCACTAGTGATACTATTAATAAAACTACTATCATCTTCATATACGCCTTAGCCTTCATAACCGTATCTTCCTTTCTTTTAAACCTCTCTTAAATTTCAAAAAAATCTCTTGCATCAAATTCAATTTTTTTTCCTCTTCGAAGCATGTTTCGAAGTTCTACCAGCCTAGCATCCAATCGCTGCAATAGTTTAAGATTTCCACGCTCTACTTGACTGGTTTCTATGATTTTACTAATTCCACCATTTTTAATCACAATTCTTTTATCCCCCAACAAAGCCAAAATAGGGTCATGGGTAGACATTAATACAATTTTTTCTTTCTTAACTAAAAGCTCTAGGGCTTTCTTGCGATCAACTCCAGCATTTTCAATCTCATCAATTAATACAATAGGAGATGTGCTGAGAAGAGCTGTATCCGCAATCATCAAAGCTCTGGATTGTCCGCCACTTAAAGCGGTAACTGGTGTATCCATGGTAAACTTTTCTCCTGCCAGTTCATTCGCACACTGAGCAATCATCTGTACTGCTTGGTCAATATGAGAGACCATGCGACTTTCAGCATGCATTGTCACAAATTCCTCCACCGTCAGGTCCATAATGAAGTTCATATTTTGAGATAATTGAGCCACCAGCTTATGTTCTATGGAAAAACGCTTATCTAGAGGTGGAATCTCTCCATTAAGTAGCACTCGTCTTCCTGTAGGGGTATCTTTTTGGGCTAGACATTCTATATCCGCCAGCAATCTGCTTTTCCCAGAACCCGTTGCTCCAACAATACATATAATTTCACCAGGTTTCATTGTCAAAGTAACATTTTCATGATTTCCTGATTTATCCTGTCCCCCTATCACTGTAATTTCCTCTATAGTCAAGCTTGATTGCCTCTTAAGTTCACTTATTTTTTCCATAAATCCAATAAAGTGATTGAGTATTTGTTCCCGTTCCATGCCACAATCTTCAAGAAAGTCATCGGCAAGATTATATAAAAGTTCCTCAATTGTCAGACTGGTATGAAAATTTCTTATTCCTATGGAGATGAAAAAATCCTCTACATAAGGATGCTCCTTTACGATTTGATCTAGTGTTGTTGATAATATGTATTCCTTCATTTAAATCACATTCTCCAAATCCATCTTTTTTATGTTGCCTGTCTGATAGTCCCCTCCGATTTTTGTTTCTCCCAAGCAATAGGAGCACAATGCAGCCGGCATGGAAAACCTTAAACGCTTTCCTTCAAGATCCAAAACATCCATGGCACTTTTAAGCTTTATACTGAGGTCAAAGGCTCCCTGTCCAGTAATGCCATTTACAAATGTTATAAATGCCCTGGGATTTGCCTGCTTTATTCTAAAGGAAAAAACTTCTCTTTCAGCCTGAGAAACAACATCACCCTTTGTGACAACTACGATATCTGCCAGCTTCAGCATAGGTCCTATCTTTTTTGGGGTATTCACGCCAGAAAGACAGTCAATAACGCATACAGCCAAAACCTCCTTGATATGAGGGGAACAGCGGTTGCATAATCCAGCACTTTCGCTGATTAAAAAATCATACTGCTGTGTAACTCCCCAAGCTACACAATCTTCTATATTACTAATAAAAAAGTGATCTGGGCAAAGATTTCCCGAAAGCCCTACCTTCACCGTTATACCTGCCTTTTCATACAGTTGGTCATCATAGGTGGACAGGCAGTCAAATTTCACAATACCAATTTTAAAATTCTCCCTCTTAAGGTATTCCATTGTCTTTAATATGACAGAGGTCTTTCCCGATGAAGGGGGTCCAGATACTGTAATTAGTCGCATTTATGCCATCTCCTTCATTTCAGTCTTTTTTTCCCAGTGTTGCTGAAAAATCCCTACAACATACTCCTTAAGCTCCTCCATTGAATGAGATTTAATATAATCCCAGCCCAGCCACTTAAAGCTCGCTTCCACTGGAAGCTTATTATCAACTTCAGCATTACTTACAGGGAAGTAATTATCTGCAGATCTTTGTCCGTAATCAAAACCAATTAAGAAATCAATAAAAGGCTTGTACTTCTCCATTGCAGATTCCTTTACCAGTGTATAAATAGGCGTTGTCAAAGCACCATCTATAGGCCAAATGATTTCAGTAGTCTCTGTTCTTGGACAAGATTTTGCAAACATCCAGGGTATGACATAAACTGCTGCTCCCTCACTGCTATTTGTACCAGCAGTCTTTGCCATCTGAGAAGCATGCCAGCCAGCCTTTATATTGGCTGCAAGCTTCACCAGACCCTCTTCACCATGATCCTTGTAAATATAAAGAAGAAGGTCTTCATGAATATCACCATGAGAAGCCCCTATAATGATATTATCAGCATAAATAGGATGCAACAGATCACTCCATTGTTTTGGCACTGGCAGCTTCCCAAGTTTTTTTTTGTCAATCAACATCACCAATGGAAATACAGAATATACAGTATACCATCCGTCGCGATCAATCAATCCAGCTGATACAAGTGCTTTGTGGACTTTAGGCTGCGGCACTGCTTTAAAATATCCCTTATTCACGAACTTCTCCACAAATTCCTTCCGAAAAAAGTCTCTAAAACCTACCGAAGCAATAACTTCTGGCAACTGGTTGATATGATCAGCCTTCCATAAATTCTCATAAGGATCTTCACTACTACAACCGGAAGGTACATAGTACTTAAAATCCTTATCTCCGGTATCTGATACATATTTCTTCAATACCTCTTCAAAGCACTCACGAAAGGTAAGTTTTAAAGGACAATAGGTATAGCCAACAAAATTTAACTTTTGCGCTACATCCTCATCTTGTTCCTGCGTTATGTTAGCTTTTTCTGCTATCTGCTCTTCCAGCATTTTTATAAAAAGCTCCTGATTTACCCCTTTTACCTTAAGGGCAGTTACTAACATCATGGACTCTCCCAGCATTTCAAGCAAACTCTCTTTTGTACTTGCATTGAATCCATTAGCCGCAAATACAGAAAGGGTTTCTGGATATTGCTCTATAATGTCTTTGATTTTACTATTGAGTCTTATATCATTGATCTTCATGCTAAAATCACCTCATTTCTAATTTTTTATTTTTTTAAATACAATCCATATACCTTTTTCGTCATCGGTTATTTCAAAGTTTGAGATGCCTATTTTCTCCAATATTTTTGTAAAGTGCTCAACAGTATTACCTGCAACAAATTTTTCTCTGCCTTTAGGCCATTCACTATCACGCTCTTTCATTTTTTTATCCACTTGTTCTTGCAATTCTTTGTTGCCAAAACCTCCACCGATATAAGCTATGCCTCCATTTGTAAGAACTCTGTAGATTTCCTCAAAGCCTTTTTTCTGATCCTCCCAGAACCATACCGATCCCCTGCTGATACATAGGTCAACCGTTTCATTCTCCATAGGTATTTGATGTACATCAGCAAGCAATGTACAAGTTCTTTTCTCTATACCCCAATCAACTGCCCGTTTTTTGGCTATCACTAAAGCATCTGCCAATTTATCAAGAAGAATAACCTCCATATCAGTAATCTGTGCCAAAGAAAGCCCTAAATGTCCTCCACCACTACCTATATCAAGACACCTGCCAAAATTTATTCCTGTCTTTTCCTTGATCTGTTGTGCGATTACAGGATAAATTGGAAAAAAAGGCCCATTTGCAATTTCATCAAATTCGTAAGCTTTACTGTGCATTCCTCCACCCCCGCCACAATTTTTATTATGCATTCACCAACACACTCCCATATGTAATGAATCACTGTTAAAATAAGCAACAGAACTTTTTTAGTTTTTCCTCACAATCCCCCCATCATTTTAGATTTATTAAAGTAAAAATAATAAAACTATCACAGTTACTACAAAGAAAGTGATCATCTCCTTTTTAAGGTTTTGTATGTATATTGTCTAAGTATAAATTTTCATAAATAGACATAACTTAATTAAAACTAGAAAATTTAATATTTTTGTCTATTTATGTAATGTTTTATTATGTTATATTATACATAGCTACTGATAAAAAAGCAATAAAAAATAAATAAAAATAGTGAATATTATGATAATATTGCTAAGTAATCGTTTGAAAATTATTTGCTATTTTATCTGAAAATCAGTGTTGCAGCTGTTTTGATAGCCTATTTTATAAACATTACGAAAATCTTTATTTAATTGTTACTTTTAAAAACATCACCTATGCATCTATATTTTACGCTAATTCACTTCGTTTTGTATTGTAATGATATTTTATGTATTGTTTCGTCATGTAACATTGTGTTGTTTTCATGGAAAATAAAATTCGAGGATGTAGTGCTTGACCTCCCACTTACATAAGTAGATAACCCGAATCTTTGATTTGGTGTTAGTCACTTAGTTTGTTCCCATAGAAGTGAGGGTCTTAGCAATACATCGAAGGATAAATAAAGCAAAA
The sequence above is drawn from the Clostridium formicaceticum genome and encodes:
- a CDS encoding winged helix-turn-helix domain-containing protein; this translates as MKDNKISDLQVKLSPRSKIWIESQGEVVFGRGRLLLFEAISETGSIRQAATKLNMSYRAAWGKIKATEERLGMKLLEKNTGGHKSGAELTPEAVELLESYGKFKEESEEAVNKLFAKYFDGFINKFR
- a CDS encoding class I SAM-dependent methyltransferase, which encodes MIVVDETCCICGNLSTFEIMEGAACFREAKCSSCGARLRNSDLARVLIDEIAYPSSSLKDCFHTFKEMRILEAQASGPIHEAFKQLPGYVCFEYFDGVKPGEFVDGILCNDLEHLTFDDNSFDMIITQDVMEHVINPDKAFAEISRVLKKNGRHIFTIPFHEGRSTIFRSELPQIHHGDPLRSSGALVNIDWGDDIGAFIDKHGMKTTSVIAHRFYRPEEITNVDQSYEEYLTTERIKYFRYNSIVFVSEKVEPE
- the fdhF gene encoding formate dehydrogenase subunit alpha, whose translation is MVNLKINGVSISVKVGTSILEAAQSVGIDIPTFCYDKDLTADGACRICVVEVEGFRNLPASCTTPVSEGMVVYTESEKVIETRKMILDLLLANHPQDCLTCEKAGSCKLQDYCYRYDVRKTTFEGARKNLPIDDENHLIQRDQNKCILCGKCVRVCKEIQVTSAVDFTGRGFDTTVTTAFNAPLSIEQCRFCGQCVDICPTGALSNKQIAGTRPWEVEKVRTTCPFCGTGCNFDLNVKEGKVIGVTSTPDAVVNGRSLCVKGRYHTDLIYSPNRITTPLIKRKGEFVKATWDEALNLVATKFKEIKARDGSDALAALSSARCTNEDNWVMQKFMRAVIGTNNVDHCARTUHAPTVAGLAITFGSGAMTNSISEVEYNDVLFIIGSNATEAHPIIGNKMKRAAKRGAKLIVVDPRRTELAEYATLWLPLIPGTDAALINGLINIIVNKGWENRQYIEERCEGFDAMWKIAQTYTPERVSEITGIPVETLYKTAELYALTPKAGIFYTLGITEHTTGTANVMCLANLAMVTGHVGVENAGVNPLRGQNNVQGACDLAALPNVFPGYKDVTDPNNVAIFSQAWGVNVSDKKGLRIPEMLDEALLGNVKGMYVMGEDPVLTDPDANHVRKAFEALEFLVVQDLFMTETATYADVFLPAACYAEKDGTFTNTERRIQRVRKAVEAPGQCRLDWEIICDLARRIGYKMKYSSSEEIFEEIRKLVPSYAGITYQRIDKVGLQWPCPDEEHKGTKFLHEGRFPRGKGLFIGVEYEAPAELTNKAFPKLLTTGRMLYHYNIMTRHSKNLDTLRPFELAEINPVDAKEIGIIDGDQIRVSSRRGSIITRVKVTERVSPGLLFMTFHYKESPVNELTNSAFDPVTKTAEYKVSAVKIERYNS
- the mobB gene encoding molybdopterin-guanine dinucleotide biosynthesis protein B; this encodes MIPVFSIVGKYSNIGKTTVLCNMIKELKARGYRVATIKHDIHGFDIDHPGKDTWKHAQAGSDVVIISSPTKFAKIEKVGREYTLDEILTGIKNVDIIIIEGYKHSDKPKLEVYRKEITKGFLCANDEMFAIVTDDEHEKAIPTFGFHETDKLVDFIAQKIGVRRRVPCSVLTV
- the glp gene encoding gephyrin-like molybdotransferase Glp produces the protein MRTNVTLEEALAMLLKESGTIEAVHVPLLDALGSVLAENIVSDMDMPPFKKSPLDGYAVRGEDTEGASKDTPIILKVMDFVPAGYVSNKRLGKKEAMRIMTGAKIPEGADAVVKFEDTKYTEETVTVYKKYPVGTNIVKAGEDMEKGDLVLQKGEVIDAPEIGILATLGKAYVEVFRKPRVAILSTGDELVDMQQPLVEGKIRNSNSYTIAAQIKKLGAKPLMLGICSDAIEIIKAKLNSALNWADIVITTGGVSVGDHDLAKEAFREVGAEVLFWRVRMKPGTPIAVAKKEEKLIFGLSGNPAAAYITFEQFVRPIILKKMGRGNYKLMEVKSILESDFTKASNQNRFVRGNTYYRDGKYYTRLPEKHSSGVLTSLMGTNSLFYIKALTGPYKKGDEITVQLLNHPEVLK